In Rattus rattus isolate New Zealand chromosome 9, Rrattus_CSIRO_v1, whole genome shotgun sequence, a genomic segment contains:
- the LOC116908887 gene encoding keratin, type I cytoskeletal 14 isoform X2: MATCSRQFTSSSSMKGSCGIGGGSSRMSSVLAGGSCRAPSTYGGMSRFSSAGAYALGSSYGGGFSSSSFGGGFGGGIGGGVGGGLGGGIGGGFGGGIGGGFGGGIGSGFGGGLGDGLLVGSEKVTMQNLNDRLATYLDKVRALEEANSDLEVKIRDWYQRQRPTEIKDYSPYFKTIEDLKSKILAATVDNANVLLQIDNARLAADDFRTKFETEQSLRINVESDINGLRRVLDELTLARADLEMQIESLKEELAYLKKNHEEEMASMRGQVGGDVNVEMDAAPGVDLSRILNEMRDQYEKMAEKNRKDAEDWFFTKTEELNREVATNSELVQSGKSEISELRRTMQNLEIELQSQLSMKASLENNLEETKGRYCMQLAQIQEMISSVEEQLAQLRCEMEQQNQEYKILLDVKTRLEQEIATYRRLLEGEDAHLSSSQFSSSSQFSSGSQSSRDVTSTNRQIRTKVMDVHDGKVVSTHEQVLRTKN; the protein is encoded by the exons ATGGCCACCTGCAGCCGTCAGTTcacctcctccagctccatgaaGGGCTCCTGTGGCATCGGTGGTGGCTCTAGCCGCATGTCCTCCGTCCTGGCTGGAGGATCCTGCCGGGCTCCCAGCACCTACGGGGGCATGTCTCGTTTCTCCTCTGCGGGAGCCTATGCGCTTGGAAGTAGCTATGGTGGGGGCTTCAGCAGCAGCAGTTTTGGTGGTGGATTTGGTGGAGGaattggtggtggtgttggtggagGACTtggtggtggtattggtggtggatttggtggtggtattggtggtggATTTGGTGGTGGTATTGGTAGTGGATTTGGTGGTGGTCTTGGCGATGGGCTCCTGGTTGGCAGTGAGAAAGTGACCATGCAGAACCTCAATGACCGCTTGGCCACCTACCTGGATAAGGTGCGTGCCCTGGAAGAGGCCAACAGTGACCTGGAGGTGAAGATCCGTGACTGGTACCAGAGGCAGCGTCCCACTGAGATCAAAGACTACAGCCCCTACTTCAAGACCATCGAGGACCTGAAGAGCAAG ATCCTGGCAGCCACTGTGGACAATGCCAATGTCCTCCTGCAGATTGACAATGCCCGCCTGGCGGCTGATGACTTCCGTACCAA GTTTGAGACAGAGCAGAGCCTGCGCATAAATGTGGAGTCCGACATCAATGGCCTACGCCGGGTGCTGGATGAGCTGACCCTGGCCAGAGCTGATCTGGAGATGCAGATCGAGAGCCTCAAGGAAGAGCTGGCCTACCTGAAGAAGAACCATGAGGAG GAAATGGCTTCCATGAGAGGCCAGGTGGGCGGGGACGTCAACGTGGAGATGGATGCGGCCCCTGGTGTGGACCTGAGCCGCATCCTGAACGAGATGCGGGATCAGTACGAGAAGATGGCAGAGAAGAACCGCAAGGATGCCGAAGATTGGTTCTTCACCAAG ACAGAGGAGCTGAACCGCGAGGTGGCCACCAACAGCGAACTGGTGCAGAGCGGCAAGAGCGAGATCTCCGAGCTCCGGCGCACGATGCAGAACCTGGAGATCGAGCTGCAGTCCCAGCTCAGCATG AAAGCATCCCTGGAGAATAACCTGGAGGAGACCAAAGGCCGTTACTGCATGCAGCTGGCCCAGATCCAGGAGATGATCAGCAGTGTTGAGGAGCAGCTGGCTCAGCTGCGCTGCGAGATGGAGCAGCAGAATCAGGAGTACAAGATCCTGCTGGATGTGAAGACTCGGCTGGAGCAGGAGATCGCCACCTACCGCCGTCTGCTGGAGGGCGAGGATGCTCA CCTTTCATCTTCCCAGTTCTCCTCATCGTCTCAATTCTCCTCTGGCTCTCAATCATCCAGAGACG TGACCTCCACCAACCGCCAGATCCGCACCAAGGTCATGGATGTGCACGACGGCAAGGTGGTCTCCACCCACGAGCAGGTCCTGCGCACCAAGAACTAA
- the LOC116908887 gene encoding keratin, type I cytoskeletal 14 isoform X1, producing the protein MATCSRQFTSSSSMKGSCGIGGGSSRMSSVLAGGSCRAPSTYGGMSRFSSAGAYALGSSYGGGFSSSSFGGGFGGGIGGGVGGGLGGGIGGGFGGGIGGGFGGGIGSGFGGGLGDGLLVGSEKVTMQNLNDRLATYLDKVRALEEANSDLEVKIRDWYQRQRPTEIKDYSPYFKTIEDLKSKILAATVDNANVLLQIDNARLAADDFRTKFETEQSLRINVESDINGLRRVLDELTLARADLEMQIESLKEELAYLKKNHEEVATNSELVQSGKSEISELRRTMQNLEIELQSQLSMKASLENNLEETKGRYCMQLAQIQEMISSVEEQLAQLRCEMEQQNQEYKILLDVKTRLEQEIATYRRLLEGEDAHLSSSQFSSSSQFSSGSQSSRDVTSTNRQIRTKVMDVHDGKVVSTHEQVLRTKN; encoded by the exons ATGGCCACCTGCAGCCGTCAGTTcacctcctccagctccatgaaGGGCTCCTGTGGCATCGGTGGTGGCTCTAGCCGCATGTCCTCCGTCCTGGCTGGAGGATCCTGCCGGGCTCCCAGCACCTACGGGGGCATGTCTCGTTTCTCCTCTGCGGGAGCCTATGCGCTTGGAAGTAGCTATGGTGGGGGCTTCAGCAGCAGCAGTTTTGGTGGTGGATTTGGTGGAGGaattggtggtggtgttggtggagGACTtggtggtggtattggtggtggatttggtggtggtattggtggtggATTTGGTGGTGGTATTGGTAGTGGATTTGGTGGTGGTCTTGGCGATGGGCTCCTGGTTGGCAGTGAGAAAGTGACCATGCAGAACCTCAATGACCGCTTGGCCACCTACCTGGATAAGGTGCGTGCCCTGGAAGAGGCCAACAGTGACCTGGAGGTGAAGATCCGTGACTGGTACCAGAGGCAGCGTCCCACTGAGATCAAAGACTACAGCCCCTACTTCAAGACCATCGAGGACCTGAAGAGCAAG ATCCTGGCAGCCACTGTGGACAATGCCAATGTCCTCCTGCAGATTGACAATGCCCGCCTGGCGGCTGATGACTTCCGTACCAA GTTTGAGACAGAGCAGAGCCTGCGCATAAATGTGGAGTCCGACATCAATGGCCTACGCCGGGTGCTGGATGAGCTGACCCTGGCCAGAGCTGATCTGGAGATGCAGATCGAGAGCCTCAAGGAAGAGCTGGCCTACCTGAAGAAGAACCATGAGGAG GTGGCCACCAACAGCGAACTGGTGCAGAGCGGCAAGAGCGAGATCTCCGAGCTCCGGCGCACGATGCAGAACCTGGAGATCGAGCTGCAGTCCCAGCTCAGCATG AAAGCATCCCTGGAGAATAACCTGGAGGAGACCAAAGGCCGTTACTGCATGCAGCTGGCCCAGATCCAGGAGATGATCAGCAGTGTTGAGGAGCAGCTGGCTCAGCTGCGCTGCGAGATGGAGCAGCAGAATCAGGAGTACAAGATCCTGCTGGATGTGAAGACTCGGCTGGAGCAGGAGATCGCCACCTACCGCCGTCTGCTGGAGGGCGAGGATGCTCA CCTTTCATCTTCCCAGTTCTCCTCATCGTCTCAATTCTCCTCTGGCTCTCAATCATCCAGAGACG TGACCTCCACCAACCGCCAGATCCGCACCAAGGTCATGGATGTGCACGACGGCAAGGTGGTCTCCACCCACGAGCAGGTCCTGCGCACCAAGAACTAA